The following is a genomic window from Streptomyces sp. BHT-5-2.
CGTCGACCAGCGCGAGCATGTTCGCGCCGAAGTTGGTCTGCAGATCGGTGTGCTTGTAGAGGTTGTTGAGGACGACCTTGGCGACCGCGTCCCGCTTGAGGACGATGACCAGCCGCTGGCCGGTGCGCGAGGAGGTCTCGTCGCGGACGTCCGCGATGCCGCCGATCTTGCCGTCCTTGACCAGGTCGGCGATCTTCTGCGCGAGGTTGTCCGGGTTGACCTGGTAGGGGAGTTCGGTGACCACCAGGCACTGGCGGTTCTGGATCTCCTCGACCTCGACGACCGCGCGCATCGTGATGGAGCCGCGGCCGGTGCGGTACGCCTCCTCGATGCCCTTGCGGCCGACCACCAGCGCGCCGGTGGGGAAGTCGGGGCCCTTGATCCGCTCGATCAGCGCGTCCAGCAGCTCCTCGCTGGACGACTCGGGGTGCGCCAGCGCCCACTGGGCGCCCTCGGCGACCTCGCGGAGGTTGTGCGGCGGGATGTTGGTGGCCATGCCGACCGCGATGCCGGCCGAGCCGTTGATCAGCAGGTTGGGGAAGCGGGCCGGCAGGACCGTCGGCTCCTGGTTGCGGCCGTCGTAGTTGTCCTGGAAGTCGACGGTCTCCTCGTCGATGTCCCGGAGCATCTCCATCGACAGCGGCGCCATCTTGCACTCGGTGTACCGCATGGCCGCGGCCGGGTCGTTGCCCGGGGAGCCGAAGTTGCCGTTGGAGTCGACCAGCGGCATCCGCATCGACCACGGCTGGGCCAGGCGGACCAGCGCGTCGTAGATGGAGGTGTCACCGTGCGGGTGGTAGGTGCCCATGACGTCGCCGACGACGCGGGCGCACTTGTAGAAGCCCTTCTCGGGGCGGTAGCCGCCGTCGTACATCGCGTAGAGCACGCGGCGGTGCACCGGCTTGAGGCCGTCGCGGACGTCGGGCAGCGCACGCGAGACGATGACGGACATCGCGTAGTCGAGGTAGGAGCGCTGCATCTCCGTTTCGAGCCCGACGGGCTCGACGCGCATCCCGACACCTTCGATGGTGGCGGGCGCGCCCTCGGCGGTCACGCCGTCCGGGGTCACAGGGGGGTTCTCGTCGGCCATGGTGGTTCAAAGTCCTTTCGAGCTGCGGCTGTTGTGCGGGCCGACAGGGCTCAGATGTCGAGGAAGCGGACGTCCTTGGCGTTGCGCTGGATGAACGAGCGGCGCGCCTCGACGTCCTCGCCCATGAGGACGGAGAACAGGTCGTCCGCGCGGGCCGCGTCGTCCAGCGAGACCTGGCCGAGCACCCGGTGGTCGGCGTCCATGGTCGTCACGCGCAGCTCCTCGGCGTTCATCTCGCCGAGACCCTTGAACCGCTGGATGGAGTCCTCGCGGATCCGCTTGCCGTTCTGCTTGCCGCGCTCGAGCAGCGCGTCCCGCTCCGGGTCGGAGTAGGCGTACTCGAAGTCGTCCCGACCCCACTTGATCTTGTACAGCGGCGGGCGGGAGAGGTAGACGTGACCGGCCTCGACCAGCGGGCGCATGAAGCGGAAGAGGAAGGTCAGCAGCAGGGTGTTGATGTGCTGGCCGTCGACGTCGGCGTCCGCCATCAAGATGATCTTGTGGTAGCGGAGCTTCTCGATGTCGAAGTCCTCGTGCACGCCGGTGCCGAACGCCGAGATCAGCGCCTGGACCTCGTTGTTCTGCAGGATCTTGTCGACCCGGGCCTTCTCGACGTTGAGGATCTTGCCGCGGATCGGGAGGATCGCCTGGTACTCCGGGTTGCGGCCGGACTTGGCCGAGCCGCCGGCGGAGTCGCCCTCGACGATGAAGATCTCGCACTTGGTGGGGTCGTTGGACTGGCAGTCGCTCAGCTTGCCGGGCAGCGACGCCGTCTCCAGCAGGCCCTTGCGGCGGGTCAGGTCGCGCGCCTTGCGGGCCGCGACCCGGGCGGTGGCCGCCTGGATGCCCTTGCGGACGATGTCCGCGGCCTCGTTGGGGTTGCGGTCCAGCCAGTCGTTGAGGTGCTCGTGGACGACCTTCTGGACGAAGGTCTTGACCTCGGTGTTGCCCAGCTTGGTCTTGGTCTGGCCCTCGAACTGCGGCTCGGAGAGCTTGACCGAGATGATCGCGGTCAGACCCTCGCGGATGTCCTCGCCGGTGAGGTTGTCGTCCTTCTCGCGCAGCAGCTTCTTCTCGCGGGCGTAACGGTTGATCAGACCCGTCAGCGCGGCGCGGAAGCCCTCCTCGTGGGTGCCGCCCTCGTGCGTGTGGATGATGTTCGCGAAGCTGTAGACGCCCTCGCTGTACTGGGTGTTCCACTGCATCGCGAGGTCGAGGGAGAGCATCCGCTCCTTGTCCTCGGCCTCGACGGAGACGACCGTCGGGTGGACCAGCTCGCCCTTGCGGGAGTTGAGGTACTTCACGAAGTCGACGATGCCGCCCTCGTAGTGGTACCGGACCGAGAGCGGCCGGCCGTCCTCGTCCACGTGATCCGGGCGCTCGTCCTTGAGCGAGATGGTCAGCCCCTTGTTGAGGAAGGCCATCTCCTGGAAGCGCCGGGACAGCGTCTCGAAGCTGTAGGTGGTGGTCTCGAAGATCTCCGGGTCGGCCCAGAAGGTCACCGAGGTGCCGGACTCGTCGGTGGCCTCGTGCTTGGCCAGCGGGGCGGTCGGCACACCCTGCTTGTAATCCTGCGTCCAGCGGTGGCCGTCCGTGCGGATCTCGACGGCCACCCGGGTCGACAGGGCGTTGACGACGGAGACACCCACACCGTGCAGACCACCGGAGACCGCGTAACCGCCGCCGCCGAACTTTCCGCCCGCGTGCAGAACCGTCAGCACGACCTCGACGGCCGGCTTGTTCTCGGACGGCACGATGCCGACGGGGATACCGCGGCCGTTGTCCACGACCCGGACACCGCCGTCGGCGAGGATCGTCACCTCGATGGTGTCGGCGTGCCCGGCGAGCGCCTCGTCGACGGAGTTGTCGACGACCTCCTGCACCAGGTGGTGCAGACCGCGCTCGCCCGTGGAGCCGATGTACATACCAGGGCGCTTACGGACCGCGTCCAGGCCCTCGAGGACGGTGATCGCGCTGGCGTCGTACGACTTCTCCGCCGAGGAGTCGCCCACGGCGCCGGCCGAACCCCCCTCTTCGGTAGAAGCCATGTTGTTCTCGTTGAGGTCGCCGGAGTCGGCCACGAAGCGCCCTTTCTGGCACAGCACGAGCCCTTCCGCACCTGTTGCGATCTCCCCGCGAAAGACAGGTGGGAGCGGCTCGTCGTTCGACTTGTTCCGCGAGTGGGCGGGATTGTCACCAGTCTACCGGTAGCGCCGACACTCATGGGGGTTTGCAGGCGCCTGAGTCGTCATGTGCCGCCCTGAACTGACGTCCGCCGACTCCCCATATGCGAGACGGGTCCTCAGGACGCTCACGCGGGCACTCAGCGCTTCGAGATGTCAACCGGCGGCGACCATGGCTGGAGTCTCATACGTCACACGGGTTTACAGGGCTCGTACAAGAGTGCGCTGTTTCACGTGAAACGGCCTGTGACCGGCCAAGACAGCACGAGGGGGCGGTGTTTCACGTGAAACACCGCCCCCTCCACAGCGCCACCCCGTCACGGTGGAGTGGTCAGCCGTAGGTGTCGCCGGGCCCTTTGCTGCCCGGCGCGCGCAGCGGTCCGTACCGGCGGCCGGTGCCGCCCGGCCCCAGGACCTTGATCAGCTTGACCGTGCCATGGCCCAGATCGGCGTTGAGCCGGGACACCAGCTGCGGCGCCAGCAGCCGCAGCTGCGTCGCCCAGGCCGTCGAGTCGCACTGGACCGTCAGCACCCGGGCGTCCTCGTCGTACCGCTGCGGCTCGCAGTGCTGGGCCACCTCGGGACCCACCATCTGCGGCCAGCGGCCCATCACTCCGCCGACCGCCGCCGGCGTCTCCCAGCCGCGCTCGGTGATCAGACGGTTGATCGCGGCGCCCAGCGGCAGCGGGTCCCGGCCGTCCGCCCGCGCGCCCGAGCGCAGCCCTCCGCGCCGGGCCTGCTTCTTCTGCTGCGCGGCGGCGCCCCGGGCGCGGGCCTGCTCCTTGGCGGCCACCAGCGCCTGGCGGGCCAGGTCCACACCCGACAGCTCCGGGGTCCTGGGCCGCTCCGGCTGCGGTTCGGTCACCGCTCCACCCTCTCCACCGCGCCGCCGGAGACCGCGTACCGCGCTCCGACCAGAACTCCCGGCACATCGTCGTCCACGGCCGCCGTCACCAGGACCTGCTCGCCCGGCGCCACCAGCTCCGCCAGCCGCTCCCGGCGCCGGGTGTCCAGCTCGGCGAAGACGTCGTCGAGGACCAGCACCGGTTCGTTGCCCTCCGCGCGCAACAGCTCGTACGAGGCCAGCCGCAGCGCCAGGGCGTACGACCAGGACTCGCCGTGGCTGGCGTAGCCCTTCGCCGGCAGCTGCCCGAGCTTCAGCAGCAGATCGTCCCGGTGCGGCCCGACCAGCGTCACCCCGCGCTCGATCTCGCTCCGGCGGGCCTCGCCCAGCGCCGCGAGCAGCACGCCGTACAGCTCCTCGCGGTTCCCGGCGGCCGCCGCCTCGCCCGCGGAGCCGCGGTACTCCAGCCCCAACGGCCCGCCGCCCGGCGCCAGCTGCTCGTACGCCTTGTCCGCCAGCGGCCGCAGCACGGCGATCAAGTCGAGCCGCTGGGCGAGGAGTTCGGCGCCGGCGCGGGCCAGGTGCTGGTCCCACACGTCCAGCGTCGACAGGTCCATCTGCCGCCCGCCGTGCCGCCGGGCCAGCGCCGCCGTCTTCAGCAGGGTGTTGCGCTGCTTGAGGACGCGGTCGTAGTCCGAGCGGACCCCGGCCATCCGGGGCGAGCGGGCGGTGATCAGCTCGTCGAGGAAGCGCCGGCGCTCGCCGGGATCGCCCTTGACCAGCGCCAGGTCCTCCGGCGCGAACAGCACCGTCCGCACGATCCCCAGCACGTCACGCGGTCTGACCTGCGACGATCTGTTGATCCTGGCGCGGTTCGCCTTGCCGGGGTTGAGCTCCAGCTCCACCAGCTGCTGGCGCTCGCCCTGGACGACGGCGGCCCGGACAATCGCGCGGTCCGCGCCCATCCGCACCAGCGGAGCATCCGAGGAGACCCGGTGACTGCCGAGCGTGGCGAGATACCCCACCGCCTCGACCAGATTCGTCTTGCCCTGCCCGTTGGGCCCCACGAACGCCGTGACGCCCGGGTCGAGCGGGACCTCGACCCGGGCGTACGAGCGGAAGTCGGCAAGCGACAGGTGCGATACGTGCATGGCTACGCGCCGACCTCCCCCGGCTGCTACAGCTGGTTGTACTTACTTCTTGCTCTCGACCGCGTGGCCACCGAACTGGTTGCGCAGCGCGGCGATCATCTTCATCTGCGGGGAGTCGTCCTGGCGGGACGCGAAGCGCGCGAAGAGCGACGCCGTGATCGCCGGCAGCGGCACGGCGTTGTCGATCGCGGCCTCGACCGTCCAACGGCCCTCGCCGGAGTCCTCGGCGTAGCCCCGCAGCTTGTCCAGGTGCTCGTCCTCGTCGAGGGCGTTGACCGCGAGGTCCAGCAGCCAGGAGCGGATGACCGTGCCCTCCTGCCAGGACCGGAAGA
Proteins encoded in this region:
- a CDS encoding DUF721 domain-containing protein, coding for MTEPQPERPRTPELSGVDLARQALVAAKEQARARGAAAQQKKQARRGGLRSGARADGRDPLPLGAAINRLITERGWETPAAVGGVMGRWPQMVGPEVAQHCEPQRYDEDARVLTVQCDSTAWATQLRLLAPQLVSRLNADLGHGTVKLIKVLGPGGTGRRYGPLRAPGSKGPGDTYG
- the gyrB gene encoding DNA topoisomerase (ATP-hydrolyzing) subunit B, with the translated sequence MLCQKGRFVADSGDLNENNMASTEEGGSAGAVGDSSAEKSYDASAITVLEGLDAVRKRPGMYIGSTGERGLHHLVQEVVDNSVDEALAGHADTIEVTILADGGVRVVDNGRGIPVGIVPSENKPAVEVVLTVLHAGGKFGGGGYAVSGGLHGVGVSVVNALSTRVAVEIRTDGHRWTQDYKQGVPTAPLAKHEATDESGTSVTFWADPEIFETTTYSFETLSRRFQEMAFLNKGLTISLKDERPDHVDEDGRPLSVRYHYEGGIVDFVKYLNSRKGELVHPTVVSVEAEDKERMLSLDLAMQWNTQYSEGVYSFANIIHTHEGGTHEEGFRAALTGLINRYAREKKLLREKDDNLTGEDIREGLTAIISVKLSEPQFEGQTKTKLGNTEVKTFVQKVVHEHLNDWLDRNPNEAADIVRKGIQAATARVAARKARDLTRRKGLLETASLPGKLSDCQSNDPTKCEIFIVEGDSAGGSAKSGRNPEYQAILPIRGKILNVEKARVDKILQNNEVQALISAFGTGVHEDFDIEKLRYHKIILMADADVDGQHINTLLLTFLFRFMRPLVEAGHVYLSRPPLYKIKWGRDDFEYAYSDPERDALLERGKQNGKRIREDSIQRFKGLGEMNAEELRVTTMDADHRVLGQVSLDDAARADDLFSVLMGEDVEARRSFIQRNAKDVRFLDI
- the recF gene encoding DNA replication/repair protein RecF (All proteins in this family for which functions are known are DNA-binding proteins that assist the filamentation of RecA onto DNA for the initiation of recombination or recombinational repair.), with the protein product MHVSHLSLADFRSYARVEVPLDPGVTAFVGPNGQGKTNLVEAVGYLATLGSHRVSSDAPLVRMGADRAIVRAAVVQGERQQLVELELNPGKANRARINRSSQVRPRDVLGIVRTVLFAPEDLALVKGDPGERRRFLDELITARSPRMAGVRSDYDRVLKQRNTLLKTAALARRHGGRQMDLSTLDVWDQHLARAGAELLAQRLDLIAVLRPLADKAYEQLAPGGGPLGLEYRGSAGEAAAAGNREELYGVLLAALGEARRSEIERGVTLVGPHRDDLLLKLGQLPAKGYASHGESWSYALALRLASYELLRAEGNEPVLVLDDVFAELDTRRRERLAELVAPGEQVLVTAAVDDDVPGVLVGARYAVSGGAVERVER